The DNA segment TGGAGGCAACACCTTTTTTCCACTCTTTAAAGCAGTCATATTCTGACGTAGCGCTGGATATCCTCACATTCTCAGATAATAAGCAGATAGTTGAGAGTCTTGGATTATTTCGAAATGTACATGTAATGGATTCACGAAAGGGAATTTTAAATTTTTTCAAACAAACAATTCGATTCATCCTGTCCTACAGACAAAAATATTCACTGGTAATAGATATGGACTTCTTCGCGTATTTTTCAGCCTTAATAACTAAAATATCGGGTAGTATATACTCTTTGGGATTTAAGAGTTTTTTCCCCAGAAGAAACCGTTGCTATTCCTGCACGGTTGTCTTTGACCATTCCAGTCATATTCGGATGATCTTTCTTAAATTTTTGGATGCTCTTCACATAAAAAACCCCGAAGATATTAGTTTGCTAGCGCCTAATGTTCCTGAAGAGAAGAAACTTTCGGTTATGGAAAAATTTCCGGAACTAAAGGATAATCGCCCAAAAATTGCGGTAAATATTAATGCAGGTAATCTTTTCATGGGAAGACGATGGCCTGAGGAAAACTTTCGAAAGCTGATTGGTTTAATCCAGCAGGATTGTAATAATCTGCAGATATATCTTGTCGGCGGAAAAGAGGACTTGCCTGTAGTAATATCTTTTTATGAATCGCTCCCGGACAAAAGAGGGGTTCATGTTACAGCCGGCAAGCTCGATATCATGGAATTTTCATACGTCCTATCTAAGATGGACTGTCTAATTACAAGCGATAGCGGACCGTTGCATATCGCTGAGGCAATAGGAATTCCTATAGTTGGTTTCTTTGGTCCGGAAACACCAAATCTTTACGGTCCGATGTCAGATAGAAGTTTAGTTTTCTATAAGAATCTATTTTGCAGTCCCTGCCTTAACACATACAACCACAAGATGAGTGATTGTACAAACAATCAGTGTCTTAAACTTATTTCGGCAGAAGATGTCTATGAGAAAATAAAAGACAGATATTTTTAGAATAAGTTTTACCTGATTTCATGAAAGCATGTAAGGAAATTCAATGAAGACAAACCTAATGCTATCAGTAGTTGTACCAGTTTATAATGACCAGAAATACCTAGAAGGGTGTTTAAGGTCTATATTTGGCTCAGATTACCCTGATTTTGAGGTAATAGTGGTAAATGATGCTAGTACTGATGATTCTTTAGAGATAGCGAGAAAATTCCCCTGTCAAATTGTAGATCTAAAAACAAATGCTGGTGTAGCCAATGCTAGAAATAAAGGGGCTAATAATGCCAAAGGCGATATACTGGTCTTTTTTGATTCAGATGTGGAAGTTGAGCGGGATACCTTGTCAAGATTTGCCAAAGCCCACCAAAGGACAGATATTAAAGTATGCCAATGCCAAATATCTCCTTGCTCTTTGACTCCAGGATATATTCCAGAACTGATGGCAGTAATCTGGAATTATGTAGCTTGCTTAATGGCGCCATATAGTACAGCTGTTCGTTCAATGTCCTTTTCAATTGATAAATCAGTATTTTTTGAGATTGGAGGATTTAATACCGTTTTTAAGTCAGCTGGCGGGGAAGAATATGAGATTGGAAGAGTCATCCAACAGCACGATTACAGGATATTTCTAGACTCCTCATTTCGTATACACCATAATTTTGAGAATTTTTTATCAAGATTTAAGAAGTTATTTAGAAGAAGTTACGTCTATGGAAGGTTTGTCCTTCAAAGAAACTTCAAACTCG comes from the bacterium genome and includes:
- a CDS encoding glycosyltransferase family 9 protein, with the translated sequence MNFRLAALLDKFVGRVLVQLITLLPPFPKQIPQNANFENILIIKFWGFGSILEATPFFHSLKQSYSDVALDILTFSDNKQIVESLGLFRNVHVMDSRKGILNFFKQTIRFILSYRQKYSLVIDMDFFAYFSALITKISGSIYSLGFKSFFPRRNRCYSCTVVFDHSSHIRMIFLKFLDALHIKNPEDISLLAPNVPEEKKLSVMEKFPELKDNRPKIAVNINAGNLFMGRRWPEENFRKLIGLIQQDCNNLQIYLVGGKEDLPVVISFYESLPDKRGVHVTAGKLDIMEFSYVLSKMDCLITSDSGPLHIAEAIGIPIVGFFGPETPNLYGPMSDRSLVFYKNLFCSPCLNTYNHKMSDCTNNQCLKLISAEDVYEKIKDRYF